A genomic segment from Candidatus Bathyarchaeota archaeon encodes:
- a CDS encoding 50S ribosome-binding GTPase: MNGISKSDSFPIIISMLEEYLVFTGRPNAGKSSIIKEIVGLNLATGKRPGTTRNISKHPLNSGLVLVDMPGFGRIMGVSKRLENMRKNRIIRFLESNAQNIALAIHVLDISTFL; encoded by the coding sequence GTGAATGGGATAAGCAAATCAGATTCCTTCCCTATAATAATTAGTATGCTTGAGGAGTATTTGGTTTTCACTGGAAGACCTAATGCAGGTAAGAGCAGCATCATCAAAGAAATTGTAGGCTTAAATTTAGCAACCGGAAAGCGTCCGGGAACAACACGAAACATATCGAAACATCCTTTAAACAGCGGCCTAGTTCTTGTAGACATGCCTGGTTTCGGCAGGATCATGGGTGTCTCTAAGCGCTTAGAGAATATGAGGAAGAATCGGATCATCCGTTTCTTAGAGTCTAACGCTCAAAACATAGCCTTAGCTATCCACGTTCTCGACATATCCACGTTCCTA